A section of the Bacillus pumilus genome encodes:
- a CDS encoding cupin domain-containing protein, producing the protein MISKVNIQEKFSQINDYWNPRISGELNDSYMKMVKIKGEFIWHHHDDEDEMFFVWKGNLVIRFRDREIALHEGEFLVIPKGIEHQPVAEEEVHLLLIEPKTTLNTGNVVNERTVSLPERMDER; encoded by the coding sequence TTGATTTCAAAGGTGAATATCCAAGAGAAATTTTCGCAAATAAATGATTATTGGAACCCTAGAATAAGTGGAGAATTGAATGACTCATACATGAAAATGGTAAAAATTAAGGGTGAATTCATTTGGCATCACCATGATGATGAGGATGAAATGTTCTTTGTATGGAAAGGCAATCTAGTCATCCGTTTTAGGGATAGAGAAATAGCGCTTCATGAAGGAGAATTTCTTGTGATTCCAAAAGGAATTGAACATCAGCCAGTTGCTGAAGAAGAAGTTCATTTGCTCTTAATTGAACCAAAAACGACGCTAAACACGGGGAATGTGGTCAATGAACGAACTGTTTCGCTTCCTGAACGAATGGATGAACGCTAG
- a CDS encoding LysR family transcriptional regulator has protein sequence MDITSLEIFKAVAIEQSITKAAEKLNYVQSNVSARIQRLEQELGVPLFYRYHKKISLTPAGRELLPYANKLLYDFEEAIEAVKLSSSPRGTLHIGSIEFTASTRLPSIFAAYHKTFPQVELSMYMAPTVDQVDAILNYKVDGALVDGPILHPDIIEYPVLEESLVLITSYSQEEFHVESILHEPLLSSFAHCIYLGRWQRWLESKGFAPMKVMEYGSLEGVLKCVENGLGVTVLPKSMVESRMQGRFTCHPLPEPYRIVPTVFIRRSDSYMTSALSHFMEFIGITHM, from the coding sequence TTGGATATTACATCTTTGGAAATATTTAAAGCAGTAGCTATTGAACAAAGCATTACAAAAGCTGCTGAGAAATTAAATTATGTGCAGTCCAATGTCTCTGCACGAATCCAGCGTCTTGAACAAGAATTAGGTGTTCCTCTTTTCTATCGATATCACAAAAAGATATCCTTAACGCCAGCAGGACGAGAACTGTTGCCATATGCAAACAAATTACTCTACGATTTTGAAGAAGCGATAGAGGCAGTAAAGCTTTCCTCTTCTCCACGAGGAACTTTGCATATTGGATCTATAGAATTTACTGCTTCGACAAGATTGCCCAGCATTTTCGCGGCATATCATAAGACATTTCCACAAGTAGAATTGAGCATGTATATGGCACCTACTGTAGATCAGGTCGATGCTATTCTCAACTACAAGGTAGACGGTGCACTAGTTGATGGGCCCATTCTTCATCCCGACATTATTGAATATCCTGTATTGGAAGAATCACTTGTTCTCATTACAAGCTACTCCCAGGAGGAATTCCATGTAGAATCAATTTTACATGAACCTTTGCTATCGTCATTTGCTCATTGCATCTATTTGGGGCGTTGGCAGCGATGGTTAGAGAGCAAAGGCTTTGCTCCGATGAAGGTAATGGAATATGGCTCTTTAGAGGGCGTGCTTAAATGCGTTGAGAATGGCTTAGGGGTTACCGTATTACCAAAATCTATGGTTGAATCTCGGATGCAAGGAAGATTTACCTGTCATCCATTACCGGAACCATATAGAATAGTGCCCACTGTGTTTATAAGACGCAGCGATTCTTACATGACCAGTGCCCTCTCACATTTTATGGAATTCATAGGCATAACTCATATGTGA
- the mgtE gene encoding magnesium transporter, translating into MIQNITYDELILRIIILLRDGKRKEFKNIMEELQPYDMAYLFKELPEKHRSRFLSFLPVDDVTEMMGELEREYQEIVLEKVGKDKATFVTNKMDNDDLANLFDEMEDELKDQLLSNMEAEESKAVQLLMNYPAETAGRIMTNRYVWIPQHYTVQDAVVKLKSFAEIAESINYLYVINDQKQLVGVLSYRDLILGEPDEKVQDLMFTRVIAVGAFQDQEEIAKLIERYDFLAIPVVEENNVLVGIVTVDDIIDVVIQEAGEDYEKFAASGKDITFDTPAFVAAYRRLPWLILLLFIGLISGSILNYFEDTLQQVVALAFFMPMIAGMTGNTGTQSLAVVIRGLSKEELTKKTIVRLIFRELRASIYIGIVCSIIITVVAMVWQGNMILGFVVGSSLLATLIIGTMAGTVVPIILHRLNVDPAIASGPLITTLNDILSLLIYFGIATAFLHTLM; encoded by the coding sequence ATGATACAAAATATAACGTACGATGAACTCATTTTACGCATCATTATTTTATTAAGAGATGGAAAACGAAAAGAATTTAAAAACATCATGGAAGAACTTCAGCCATATGATATGGCCTACTTATTTAAAGAGCTTCCAGAGAAACACCGCAGCCGCTTCCTCAGCTTTTTACCAGTCGATGACGTGACAGAAATGATGGGTGAGTTGGAGCGGGAATATCAAGAAATCGTCCTTGAAAAAGTAGGGAAAGACAAAGCGACCTTCGTCACAAACAAAATGGATAACGATGATCTAGCCAACTTGTTTGATGAGATGGAGGATGAGCTAAAGGATCAGCTTTTATCTAACATGGAAGCAGAGGAATCCAAAGCCGTCCAGCTTCTTATGAATTACCCTGCTGAGACAGCGGGACGGATCATGACCAACCGTTATGTTTGGATACCTCAGCATTATACAGTACAGGATGCAGTTGTGAAGCTGAAAAGCTTTGCTGAAATTGCAGAATCAATCAACTATTTATATGTGATTAATGATCAAAAACAACTCGTAGGCGTGCTCTCATACCGGGATCTCATTTTAGGTGAACCGGATGAAAAAGTACAGGATCTTATGTTTACAAGAGTCATTGCCGTTGGAGCCTTTCAAGATCAGGAGGAAATCGCAAAACTGATTGAACGATATGATTTTCTTGCGATTCCTGTTGTGGAAGAAAACAATGTCCTAGTCGGAATTGTGACAGTCGATGATATCATTGATGTTGTCATTCAAGAGGCAGGCGAAGACTATGAAAAGTTTGCTGCCTCTGGTAAAGATATCACGTTCGACACACCGGCATTTGTGGCGGCATATCGCCGTCTTCCTTGGCTCATTTTGCTCTTGTTCATCGGGCTGATTTCAGGCAGTATTTTAAATTATTTTGAAGATACCCTTCAGCAAGTTGTAGCTTTAGCATTCTTCATGCCGATGATTGCTGGTATGACAGGGAATACAGGGACACAGTCTCTTGCTGTTGTCATTCGAGGGCTCTCAAAAGAAGAATTAACAAAAAAAACCATTGTGCGCCTTATTTTTAGAGAGTTGAGAGCAAGTATTTACATTGGGATTGTTTGTTCCATTATTATTACAGTCGTCGCAATGGTGTGGCAAGGCAATATGATTTTAGGTTTTGTTGTCGGTTCCTCGCTGCTTGCAACACTGATTATTGGGACAATGGCAGGTACGGTCGTGCCGATTATTTTACACAGATTAAATGTGGACCCGGCCATTGCATCTGGGCCACTGATCACTACATTGAATGATATTTTATCCTTACTGATCTATTTTGGAATTGCTACAGCATTCCTTCATACACTGATGTAG
- a CDS encoding PepSY domain-containing protein gives MMKKVLVATALTGTLVAGGFTLQAQNTNQTAHAEQVVQKKSSFVSKKQAEKAALKVVKGYVDDVDLERKKGKWVYEVEIKKGGFEYKVYVDAKSGKALNDPVKEKKQNVKITKKQAEQIALAKVKGTVTDSDLDKENGVYLYEVEITTPNGEEVDFEISAKTGKILKQEWDD, from the coding sequence ATGATGAAAAAAGTACTAGTAGCTACAGCATTAACAGGAACTCTTGTCGCAGGTGGTTTCACACTTCAAGCGCAAAATACAAATCAAACAGCACACGCGGAGCAAGTGGTGCAAAAGAAATCTTCGTTTGTCTCAAAGAAACAAGCAGAAAAAGCAGCCCTAAAAGTGGTGAAAGGGTATGTAGATGATGTGGATCTTGAGCGTAAAAAAGGAAAATGGGTGTATGAGGTCGAGATTAAAAAAGGCGGCTTTGAATATAAAGTATATGTCGATGCTAAATCAGGAAAAGCGCTGAATGATCCGGTCAAAGAAAAGAAACAAAATGTGAAAATCACTAAAAAGCAAGCTGAACAAATTGCTCTTGCAAAAGTAAAAGGGACAGTCACAGATTCTGATTTAGATAAAGAAAATGGCGTGTACTTATATGAAGTCGAAATCACCACACCAAACGGCGAGGAAGTTGATTTTGAGATTTCCGCTAAAACAGGCAAAATCCTAAAGCAAGAATGGGATGATTAA
- a CDS encoding PepSY domain-containing protein: MSRKTKMMLALAGCLVVLAAFATLMIQTIDQKILSEAEMKKIIAKDYNGNITQIDLINHKQDYTLTLENANGIYQIIASSASGQMKEIRQIKSYQKPNEKNAELQAEEAAVKKVSGTVIQKKEKSDRFIFTIQSKKELYQVDVDKQTFKVLEAEKKSPTSKEQKMTKITVEEAIRIAVKEVGGTVDDADLETFSGMLVFEVELDLPDGREAEVLVNAYTGDIEGITYEN; this comes from the coding sequence ATGTCTAGAAAAACGAAAATGATGCTTGCGCTCGCAGGATGTCTCGTCGTTCTTGCGGCCTTTGCAACGCTCATGATTCAAACCATTGATCAAAAGATATTGAGTGAAGCAGAAATGAAAAAAATAATTGCAAAAGACTACAATGGAAACATTACACAAATTGATTTAATCAATCATAAACAGGACTATACATTGACGCTGGAAAATGCAAATGGCATTTATCAAATCATTGCATCTTCCGCAAGCGGTCAAATGAAAGAAATTAGACAAATAAAAAGCTATCAAAAACCAAATGAAAAAAATGCTGAGCTTCAGGCAGAAGAAGCGGCTGTTAAAAAAGTGAGCGGTACAGTCATTCAAAAGAAAGAAAAATCGGATCGTTTTATCTTTACGATCCAATCAAAAAAAGAATTATATCAAGTCGATGTCGACAAGCAAACGTTTAAAGTGCTTGAAGCAGAAAAGAAAAGCCCGACCTCCAAAGAACAGAAAATGACAAAAATCACGGTCGAAGAAGCCATCCGAATTGCAGTAAAAGAAGTCGGAGGGACAGTGGATGATGCCGATCTAGAAACATTTAGCGGTATGCTCGTATTTGAGGTGGAGCTCGATTTGCCTGACGGGCGAGAGGCAGAGGTACTTGTAAACGCTTATACAGGGGATATTGAAGGAATTACGTACGAAAACTAA
- a CDS encoding sensor histidine kinase: MRLKNKIQLYTSLSLFLMVLLFHTAIYFIFSITLTQKDMSRLSEVAENIAIALKKSEEEGLPSSELLKAYLPQNGMIRVVTETDESKLTVTKESTFSSLPFSYESGQTAEIKEYNKHMVAFAAIPVIWTNGEIVSLQVYEEIENTEENLALLKMILMAAGVLFIVLSYFAGHILTKQIVRPISRMTSTMKASMKEKAFKRIELTGDSKDELYQMGQTFNEMSEILEKHYEKEQQFLHDASHELKTPITVIMSYSHLLKRWGQTRPEVVEESSQAIHDEAEKMKRLTDQLLTLAKNGQPLYVDMKPVDLGHMCNQLCHTLEVATNRTIQSRVQTDQPLIAEGDEEKIKQLLTILIDNAVKYSTAPVDVTCGWKEERPFISVGDHGIGIKEEDLPKIFDRFFRVDEARNSETGGTGLGLSIAKQIAEEHGAELKVDSRIGEGTTMTILFLK; the protein is encoded by the coding sequence ATGAGATTAAAAAATAAGATCCAGCTTTATACGTCGTTGTCTTTGTTTTTAATGGTGCTCTTATTTCATACAGCCATTTATTTTATTTTTTCAATCACCTTGACGCAAAAAGATATGTCCAGGCTGTCTGAAGTGGCTGAAAATATCGCCATCGCTTTAAAAAAATCAGAAGAAGAAGGTCTTCCATCATCAGAGCTGCTGAAAGCATACCTGCCCCAAAATGGTATGATCCGTGTCGTGACAGAAACGGATGAATCAAAGCTGACTGTCACAAAGGAGTCAACGTTTAGTTCATTGCCTTTTTCATATGAATCTGGGCAGACAGCAGAAATCAAAGAATATAACAAGCATATGGTTGCGTTCGCTGCGATTCCTGTGATATGGACAAATGGCGAGATTGTGTCGCTTCAAGTATATGAAGAAATCGAAAATACGGAAGAGAACTTAGCACTATTAAAAATGATTTTAATGGCTGCGGGCGTTTTATTTATTGTGCTTTCTTATTTTGCAGGCCACATTTTAACAAAACAAATCGTCCGGCCGATTAGTCGAATGACGAGTACGATGAAGGCGAGTATGAAGGAGAAGGCGTTTAAACGAATCGAATTAACAGGCGATTCAAAGGATGAATTGTATCAAATGGGCCAAACCTTTAATGAAATGTCAGAAATTCTCGAGAAGCATTATGAAAAAGAGCAGCAATTTCTTCATGATGCCTCACACGAATTAAAGACGCCGATTACGGTCATTATGAGCTACAGTCATTTACTCAAGCGCTGGGGGCAAACACGTCCAGAGGTTGTAGAAGAATCCTCCCAAGCGATTCATGATGAAGCGGAAAAAATGAAAAGACTGACAGATCAATTGCTGACACTTGCAAAAAATGGTCAGCCGCTCTATGTGGATATGAAGCCAGTTGATCTTGGTCATATGTGCAATCAGCTTTGTCATACACTTGAAGTGGCCACCAATCGAACCATTCAATCTCGTGTGCAAACAGATCAGCCGCTTATTGCGGAAGGAGACGAAGAGAAAATCAAACAGCTTTTGACCATCTTGATTGATAATGCGGTCAAATATAGTACAGCACCAGTTGATGTGACCTGCGGATGGAAAGAGGAGAGGCCGTTTATTTCAGTCGGTGACCATGGGATTGGCATAAAAGAAGAGGATCTTCCGAAAATCTTTGACCGCTTTTTCCGTGTGGATGAAGCAAGAAACAGTGAGACCGGCGGAACGGGTCTTGGTCTTTCAATTGCGAAGCAAATTGCAGAAGAGCATGGAGCTGAGCTGAAGGTAGATAGCCGAATCGGCGAAGGGACAACCATGACCATTCTTTTCCTGAAATAA
- a CDS encoding response regulator transcription factor, with amino-acid sequence MNKGKILVVEDEKKIARVLSLELQYEGYEVTVKETGIDGLQALEEESFDLVLLDVMLPELSGLEVLRRVRKTNTATPIMLITARDSVPDKVSGLDLGANDYITKPFDIEELLARIRAQLRLNINEQQEKETELSIADLTVNEKTRDIQRAGQMLELTPREYDLLVHLLKHQQQVLTRDQLLTAVWGFDYFGDTNVVDVYIRYLRKKVDYPFEKQLIHTVRGVGYVMKG; translated from the coding sequence ATGAACAAAGGGAAGATACTCGTAGTCGAAGATGAAAAGAAAATTGCAAGGGTGCTGTCACTAGAGCTTCAGTATGAAGGGTATGAGGTGACGGTCAAAGAGACAGGAATAGATGGACTTCAGGCTTTAGAAGAAGAAAGCTTCGATTTGGTGCTGCTTGATGTTATGCTTCCAGAATTAAGCGGTCTTGAAGTGCTGAGAAGAGTTCGTAAGACAAATACGGCGACACCTATTATGTTGATTACAGCAAGAGATAGTGTGCCTGATAAGGTAAGTGGGCTTGATCTTGGAGCGAATGATTATATTACAAAGCCTTTTGACATAGAAGAATTATTAGCGCGAATTCGTGCGCAACTCAGATTGAATATAAACGAGCAACAAGAGAAGGAGACAGAGCTGAGCATAGCAGATTTAACTGTCAACGAGAAAACAAGAGACATACAAAGGGCAGGTCAAATGCTTGAACTCACGCCGAGAGAATATGACCTGCTTGTCCACTTGCTGAAACATCAGCAGCAAGTGCTCACAAGAGATCAGCTTTTAACAGCTGTTTGGGGTTTTGATTATTTTGGCGATACGAACGTGGTGGATGTCTATATCCGTTATTTAAGGAAAAAAGTCGATTACCCATTCGAAAAACAACTGATTCACACAGTGAGAGGTGTGGGTTATGTGATGAAAGGATAA
- a CDS encoding S8 family peptidase, whose product MKGEIRLIPYEVKANVMEAKETPESIQEIKAPELWSSGFKGKGITIAVLDTGCDTEHPDLKDQIIGGKNFTDDDNGDAENVKDYNGHGTHVAGTIAATDQNGGILGVAPEAKLLIVKVLGGENGSGKYEWIINGINYAAEQKVDIISMSLGGPSNEPALQEAIQNAVKSGVLVVCAAGNEGDGDERTEEFSYPAAYNEVIAVGSVSLARESSEFSNANKEIDLVAPGEDILSTLPNHKYGRLTGTSMAAPHVSGALAIIKNAEEEAFQRKLSEPEVYAQLVRRTLPLKQSKALVGNGFLYLTAPDVLLEKTLEADLLSL is encoded by the coding sequence ATGAAAGGTGAAATTCGCTTAATTCCGTATGAAGTAAAAGCCAATGTGATGGAAGCGAAAGAGACGCCGGAAAGTATTCAGGAGATTAAAGCACCCGAACTTTGGTCAAGTGGCTTCAAAGGAAAAGGCATAACCATTGCTGTCCTTGATACAGGTTGCGACACAGAGCATCCCGACTTAAAAGATCAGATTATCGGAGGTAAAAACTTTACCGATGATGACAACGGAGATGCTGAAAATGTGAAAGACTACAACGGGCATGGTACCCATGTTGCGGGAACGATTGCTGCAACGGATCAAAATGGTGGAATTTTAGGGGTTGCTCCTGAAGCAAAGCTGCTGATCGTGAAAGTTCTTGGCGGTGAAAACGGCAGCGGGAAATACGAATGGATCATTAATGGCATCAACTATGCCGCAGAGCAGAAGGTGGATATTATTTCTATGTCTCTCGGTGGTCCAAGCAATGAGCCTGCCTTACAGGAAGCCATTCAAAACGCGGTGAAAAGCGGTGTACTTGTTGTGTGCGCAGCAGGAAATGAAGGAGACGGAGACGAGCGTACGGAAGAGTTCTCCTACCCAGCAGCATACAATGAAGTCATTGCCGTCGGCTCTGTCTCACTTGCAAGAGAATCCTCTGAATTCTCCAACGCCAATAAAGAAATCGACCTCGTTGCTCCAGGAGAAGACATTTTATCCACTCTCCCTAACCATAAATACGGCAGACTAACAGGCACATCGATGGCCGCCCCTCACGTAAGCGGTGCACTAGCCATTATTAAAAATGCCGAAGAAGAAGCGTTCCAGCGCAAGCTGTCAGAGCCTGAGGTCTATGCTCAACTTGTCAGAAGAACCCTACCACTGAAGCAATCGAAAGCCCTCGTAGGGAATGGATTTTTATATTTAACTGCACCTGATGTGCTTTTAGAAAAGACATTGGAAGCAGATCTTTTATCTCTATAA
- the metE gene encoding 5-methyltetrahydropteroyltriglutamate--homocysteine S-methyltransferase, with product MTIVKTSNLGFPRIGLNREWKKALESYWKGQTDRETLLSTLDEQFLTAIKTQIDQQIDVVPSGDFTFYDHVLDTAVMFNWIPERFRSLKDPLDTYFAIARGTKDAVSSEMTKWFNTNYHYIVPEYEKSTEFKLTHNKPLEAYEKVKKAFGVETKPVVLGLYTFVSLSKGYEPNEVKEIQQRLIPLYTQLLKELEEAGVKWVQIDEPALVTASYEDVKAVKEIYQTITEAVPALNILLQTYFDSVDAYEELVTYPVEAIGLDFVHDQGRNLDQVKKHGFPKDKILAAGVIDGRNIWRSDLGERLTFVSEVIAGAQPKEVWLQPSSSLLHVPVAKHPSEQLEEKLLNGLSYATEKLAELTTLKEGLTKGAAAIEAAINEAEQALLTLKEFAKGTNADFTAERNNLSSKDFKRPVAFEERLRIQNESLELPLLPTTTIGSFPQSAEVRSARQKWRKNEWTNAEYDEFIKKETKRWIDIQEEIGLDVLVHGEFERTDMVEYFGEKLAGFAFTKFAWVQSYGSRCVKPPIIYGDVEFTAPMTVKETVYAQSLTEKKVKGMLTGPVTILNWSFPRTDISRKDIAFQIAFALRKEVEALEEAGIQVIQVDEPALREGLPLKESDWADYLNWAAESFRLSTSSVQNETQIHTHMCYSNFEDIVDTIEDLDADVITIEHSRSHGGFLDYLEKHPYLKGLGLGVYDIHSPRVPSVEEMSQIIDDALNVCPTDRFWVNPDCGLKTRQEPETIAALKNMVTAAEVARKKLAQHA from the coding sequence TTGACAATTGTTAAAACAAGTAATCTAGGTTTTCCGCGAATTGGTTTAAACAGAGAATGGAAAAAAGCACTTGAGTCTTATTGGAAAGGTCAAACGGACCGTGAAACCCTCTTAAGCACACTTGATGAACAATTTTTAACTGCCATTAAAACACAAATTGATCAACAAATTGATGTTGTTCCTTCTGGAGACTTTACCTTCTACGATCACGTGCTCGATACTGCTGTTATGTTCAATTGGATTCCAGAGCGCTTCCGCAGCTTAAAGGACCCGCTAGATACATACTTTGCGATAGCAAGAGGAACAAAAGATGCTGTCTCAAGTGAAATGACAAAATGGTTTAATACAAACTATCACTACATCGTTCCAGAATACGAAAAAAGCACCGAATTCAAACTCACACATAACAAACCGCTTGAAGCTTACGAAAAGGTGAAAAAGGCGTTTGGTGTTGAAACAAAACCTGTTGTACTTGGTCTTTATACATTTGTATCACTTTCTAAAGGCTATGAACCAAATGAAGTAAAAGAGATTCAGCAGCGCCTCATCCCTCTTTATACACAGCTTTTAAAAGAACTTGAAGAAGCCGGCGTCAAATGGGTACAAATTGATGAGCCAGCACTTGTCACAGCTTCATATGAAGACGTGAAAGCCGTCAAAGAAATCTATCAAACGATCACAGAAGCCGTACCTGCCTTAAATATTCTTCTTCAAACATACTTTGATTCAGTAGATGCGTATGAAGAGCTTGTCACATACCCTGTTGAAGCTATCGGTCTTGATTTTGTCCATGATCAAGGACGCAATCTTGATCAAGTGAAAAAACACGGATTCCCGAAAGACAAAATTTTAGCAGCAGGCGTCATTGATGGAAGAAATATTTGGAGGTCAGATCTTGGCGAAAGATTGACGTTCGTTTCTGAGGTCATTGCCGGCGCTCAGCCGAAGGAAGTATGGTTACAGCCTTCAAGCAGCTTACTTCATGTACCCGTTGCAAAACACCCAAGCGAACAGCTTGAAGAAAAACTATTAAACGGACTGTCTTATGCCACTGAAAAGCTGGCTGAATTAACAACATTAAAAGAAGGGTTAACAAAAGGCGCCGCAGCGATTGAAGCCGCCATCAATGAAGCCGAGCAAGCACTTCTTACTTTAAAAGAATTTGCAAAAGGAACCAATGCGGATTTCACAGCGGAACGCAACAACCTTTCATCGAAAGACTTTAAGCGTCCTGTTGCCTTTGAAGAACGCCTTCGTATCCAAAACGAATCTCTTGAACTGCCGCTCTTACCAACAACAACCATTGGCAGCTTCCCGCAGTCTGCTGAAGTGCGCAGCGCTCGACAAAAATGGCGTAAAAATGAATGGACAAATGCAGAATATGATGAATTTATTAAGAAAGAAACAAAAAGATGGATTGATATTCAGGAGGAAATCGGTCTGGATGTTCTCGTACATGGAGAATTTGAACGTACAGACATGGTTGAATACTTTGGTGAAAAGCTAGCCGGATTTGCCTTTACGAAATTTGCTTGGGTACAATCCTACGGATCACGCTGCGTGAAGCCGCCAATTATTTATGGAGATGTCGAATTTACAGCACCAATGACCGTGAAAGAGACGGTATACGCACAAAGCTTAACGGAGAAAAAGGTCAAAGGAATGCTGACAGGTCCTGTCACCATCTTAAACTGGTCTTTCCCAAGAACAGATATCTCACGAAAAGACATTGCCTTCCAAATCGCTTTCGCATTACGTAAAGAGGTAGAAGCGTTAGAAGAAGCAGGGATTCAAGTCATTCAAGTGGATGAACCTGCACTTAGAGAAGGTCTTCCGCTCAAGGAAAGTGATTGGGCAGACTATTTAAACTGGGCAGCAGAGTCATTCCGACTATCAACATCATCTGTTCAAAATGAAACGCAAATTCATACACATATGTGCTACAGTAACTTCGAGGATATTGTAGACACGATCGAAGACCTTGATGCCGACGTGATCACAATTGAACATTCACGAAGTCATGGCGGATTCCTCGATTATTTAGAGAAACATCCGTATTTGAAGGGTCTGGGACTTGGTGTATATGACATCCATAGCCCGCGCGTTCCATCTGTCGAAGAAATGAGTCAAATCATAGATGATGCATTGAACGTATGCCCGACAGATCGCTTCTGGGTGAACCCTGACTGTGGACTAAAAACAAGACAAGAGCCTGAAACCATTGCTGCTTTGAAAAACATGGTAACGGCAGCTGAAGTCGCTCGTAAAAAGCTGGCGCAGCATGCATAA
- a CDS encoding nucleoside deaminase: MNHEDFLQRAIDLAVEGVNSGTGGPFGAVIVKDGQIIAEGSNNVTTTNDPTAHAEVTAIRKACQTLNTYQLEDCILYTSCEPCPMCLGAIYWARPKAVYFAAGHQDAAVSGFDDSFIYEEINKDYESRNIPFYQLTLQKTLAPFEAWATYEQKKEY, encoded by the coding sequence ATGAATCACGAAGATTTTTTACAACGCGCAATTGATCTTGCAGTAGAAGGAGTCAATAGTGGTACTGGCGGCCCTTTTGGAGCAGTCATTGTCAAGGATGGACAGATTATTGCTGAGGGAAGCAACAATGTGACAACAACGAATGATCCAACCGCACATGCTGAAGTCACAGCCATTCGAAAGGCGTGCCAAACGCTGAATACATACCAATTAGAAGATTGTATTTTATATACAAGCTGTGAGCCTTGCCCAATGTGCCTTGGCGCTATTTACTGGGCTAGACCAAAAGCGGTCTATTTTGCTGCTGGACATCAGGATGCAGCAGTTTCTGGCTTTGATGACTCGTTTATTTACGAAGAAATCAATAAAGATTACGAATCAAGAAATATTCCATTTTATCAGCTGACACTTCAAAAAACCCTTGCACCATTTGAAGCATGGGCAACATACGAACAAAAGAAAGAATATTAA
- a CDS encoding organic hydroperoxide resistance protein, with protein sequence MKPLFTAKVKAQHGRAGHVRSEDGVLDHNIVMPNAKKDGETGTNPEQLFAAGYAACFGGALEQVAKKQGIDIESEVEGHVSLLKDESDGGFKLGVKLIVSAKGLDHDKAKELAHAAHEFCPYSKATRGNIEVELEVAE encoded by the coding sequence ATGAAACCATTATTCACAGCAAAAGTAAAGGCACAACATGGAAGAGCTGGACATGTACGTTCAGAAGATGGTGTGCTCGATCATAATATTGTCATGCCTAATGCAAAGAAAGATGGAGAAACTGGTACGAATCCAGAGCAATTATTTGCAGCGGGCTATGCAGCTTGTTTCGGAGGGGCACTTGAGCAAGTAGCGAAAAAGCAAGGGATCGACATTGAATCAGAAGTTGAGGGACATGTCAGTCTTTTAAAAGACGAAAGTGATGGCGGATTTAAGCTTGGTGTCAAGCTAATTGTGTCTGCAAAAGGACTTGACCATGACAAAGCGAAAGAGCTAGCCCATGCTGCGCATGAATTCTGTCCATATTCAAAAGCAACAAGAGGAAATATCGAAGTAGAGCTTGAAGTGGCTGAATAA
- a CDS encoding MarR family winged helix-turn-helix transcriptional regulator: MTNEFEHMKLENQLCFLLYASSREMTKQYKPLLEELDITYPQYLALLLLWEHGTLNVKTMGELLYLDSGTLTPMLKRMEQNGLIIRERSKEDERSVQIRLTEYGEQLKEKATAIPFQMLSGTGRSDEELKTLRASLHELLQKLTQSKG; the protein is encoded by the coding sequence ATGACAAATGAATTCGAACATATGAAGCTGGAAAATCAGCTTTGTTTCTTGTTATATGCAAGTTCAAGAGAGATGACGAAGCAGTATAAACCGTTATTAGAAGAGTTAGACATTACGTATCCGCAATATTTGGCACTGCTTTTATTGTGGGAGCATGGAACATTAAATGTGAAAACGATGGGAGAACTTTTATATTTAGACTCCGGTACACTCACACCTATGCTGAAACGGATGGAGCAAAACGGTCTCATCATCCGCGAGCGCTCGAAAGAGGATGAACGTTCTGTGCAAATTCGTTTAACGGAATATGGCGAGCAACTAAAAGAGAAGGCTACTGCCATTCCATTTCAGATGCTTTCTGGGACAGGCAGATCGGACGAAGAGTTAAAAACATTGCGCGCGTCTTTGCATGAGCTTTTGCAAAAATTAACACAATCAAAAGGCTGA